From the genome of Methanothrix soehngenii GP6:
GATTTCAGCAGACGTCACCTGCAACCAAACGCACAACATGATAATTATCTTTTTGTTTTTGATAAATTCAACGAGATTGGCGAAAACTTCTTAATTAATAAATGTTATTGATCATGATTGGAGTAAATAGCATGGAGATCTTGCATTTAGTGAGGTCTAAGACTTCACATTCTCAAGACGAGCTGATCGCTAGGGCGGCCAGATCCTGGGACCCTGAGTTTCCTGGACGGATGGAGCTTCCTCGCAAATATGCCGCGGTATGCAGGGAGACCATAGTACTCGCCAAATCTAAACAAAAAGATCCCAAAGAGGTGTTGCCCGAAGTCTGCCGGATCAGGGGAATAGATGAATCAGAGGCTATTGAAGCGCTGGATGCTCTGGCTTTAAGCATCGATGAGGAAACTTATCCCTCCAGGAGGAAACAAGGGATGCAAGCTGCAATAACCTCAAAAACCAAAGACCTCTTGGCGCGCTTGAGGTGATGCGAGAGGATTCCGACATGGAGAACTACATTTGCATATAGCAGCGATCACTTAGAATAAATCTTATTGAATAAATATAGAAGAATGTTATCTGCGGCATTAGCGATCTTTTCTGGAGTGCCTTAAACCAGGTGTAGTAATATACCACCTTCCCTTCTTGCCTTTCAGGAACTCCATGGATGCCGCATAGTCTTCAAAGTAATGAGCTTCTCCACTATCCAAATTTATCACAGAGATCCTCCTTTCCATGACGAATCCCTTCTGTTCCAGCAAATCCTCGACCTCCTGGCGCAGCTTGCTCTTCTTTTTGATCAGGAGATGCTCTTTCTCAGGACTGCAGTCTGGCATCGCCGCCGCATCCCTCATATACGGGCGGGCCTGGCCAACTCCAAAGCCCACCTTATGTACTCTGCCGCAGGAAACTCATGCACCGTGGTGACCACAATGAGACCCTCTCCGTGCCTGGCCATGACCAGAATGGCCCTGCCCTTATCGTCCTTTATCACCGTCTCGAAGCCCTCTCCTGGAATGAGGTAGCCGTCGCACTCCGGGTTGGTGGTGCAGATCAGGCAGGAGCAATCCCCCTCAGAGGGATTGACACTCTGAGTGCTCATTTCGCACTTGTATTTCAAGGGGAGAGGTAGCCAATCAAAGTCATGCTCCGGGACCAGGGGGCCGAACACCGTCAGCACCCCGCCATTCATGACAAAGCGTTCTATATTCGATTTCATCCTCTCCAGACCGGGAAGGATCTGGGAATAATCCGGATTGGCAAAGCCGGAGGGAATCATCACCATCTTGTACTGGGGCAAAAATGGGCTTCCCAGGATGTTTGGCGACAGGAACTGGTAGCTGGCCCCTACATCCTGGAAGAGCTTCTCGAAGAGCAGAGTCCTCTGGCCGATGAGTGCGATGTCTGGCATATGCCATTATCTTAGCCAGGCAAGGGGAAAATCTTTATGGTTCCCATGGTTTAATATCTCTGCAATTATGATTTTGCTCCATAAAGCTTATTACTAAATATCACCTGTATTTTAAACGCGATTATACATGGAACAGGAATTAATGAGGATAGGCGTCTCGCTACCTGAAAAGCTTCTTTCCAGGTTCGACGAGATAATATTGAAGCGCGGCTACTCCTCGCGCTCCGAGGGTATAAGGGATGCAATCAGAAACTACATCGTCCACTACGAATGGATGAGCGACGTGCAGGGGGAGAGAGTAGGGGTCATCACCCTGGTCTATTCCCATTCCCAAAGGGGCTTGGTGGAGAATCTGACTGAGATCCAGCATGATTCGGGCGATATCATCCAGTCCAGCCTCCATGTCCATCTGGACCACGACAACTGCCTGGAGGTGATTGTCTTGCGGGGAGAGGGCAAGGACGTGAGAGTGGCGGCGGAGAAGATGATGTCCCTGAAGGGTGTGAAGCATGTCAAACTGACCACCACCTCCATGGGAAAGGAGCTGTAGGCTCTGCATCGAGAAGTTGGCACCCAAGAGAAAAGCAATATCCCGATGCCACCGGAAGAGATTGCTCCAGGGATATATATCCTGCATGAAAGGGATGGTGCGCGGCTAGCGACGAGATCGTCCGATCCCGTGCCCGTTTACGGCGAACGCATCCACAATGGATATCGCCTCTGGGACCCATATCGCTCGAAGCTCGCCGCCCTCATCCTGAAGGGAAAATGGCAGACTCTCCCCTTGAAGAGCAACTCCCGGGTACTCTACCTGGGAGCATCCACTGGCACCACCGTCAGCCACGTGGCGGATATTGTCTCAGAAGGCCTGGTCTATGCGGTGGAGTTCTCGGCCCGCTCCATGCGCGACCTGGTCCGGCTGTGCGAGAGACGCAAAAACATCATTCCCATCCTCGCCGATGCGGCAAAGCCGGAGGAGTATGCTCCTCTCCTGGAACCGGTGGATCTGGTCTACCAGGATGTAGCTCAGAAGAATCAGGCCCAGATCGCCTCTCTCAACTGCGCGAGGTACCTGGGCCAGGGAGGCGAGCTGTGTCTCATGCTCAAGAGCCGCTCGGTGGACACGACCGCCCCGCCTCAAGCAGTTCTCCAGTCAGAGCTAAAAAAGCTGGAAGGGCTGGAGCTTATTAAGATCATGAACCTGGAGCCATTCCACCTGGACCACTGGGCGGTGCGGGCCAGGTGGAATCCGGGCCCATCAGAAGAGGGCCATTGATACCCGGATATTATATTTATTTTATTTAACCGATTATCTTGTGAATCTCATCAGAGATTATATTGGGCAGCAGCCTGACGTAGCCCACCAATGGTATCTTCACCCTGGCCACCCCTATGACCCACTCATCCTTCACCGGGGTCAGATAGCTGATCCCATCTCCCACAAAGGTTCCATTCTCGGTCTGGTAAAGGAGCAGGCCGGTGTTCTTGTCCAGATACACGTCATCGCCCACCCGCATGATATCATCGCGATGCTGATCGAAGTACGACATATTTGCCATGCCCAGGGTCTGGCCTGCCATCTGGTCGATGACCTCATTATGATCCCCTTTGGTGATATAGCCAGCAAACGGCGCTCCAGGCCCTCCCTCCCACATCGGCTCATTCTCCTCCACGTGATATAGAGCACGATGGATTATGGGTATGGCCTTGCCCTGGCCGGGAGGCATTCCCAGGACCATTTTGAGCTGGTCGAAGAGGTTCAGGCTCTCCTTGCCATAAGGCCGATAGAGGATGACGTCCCCAGGATTGTTGAATGCAGTGTAGTTCATCTTTTCTCCCTCATCCCAGGGAATCACCTCGGTGCGGCTTGCCCCCTGAACGAGGATAATATCTCCCACATTGAGATTGGGCACCATGCTTCCCGACTCCACAGCCACCATAGGCGTCCAGAGGCCCAGAGTTATCTGGGAGAGGAGGGATATGGCTCCCACCACCACTACAACGAAAATTATATCTTTGGCCAGCTGGGGGATAGGCAGACTGTCAAACCATTCTCCGATCTTCATCAGCCACATTTATCAGTTGGTACATTCTTATACTCCTTTCGATGCTGCAGATATCCCCCAAGTCGGCCAAGAGCGTTCCAGCCCAGGGCAGGGAGACTGTGCAGAGGTTCGCCGAACAGGGCTACCAGCTGGAGCCGGAGGCCCTTGAGGCCATATGCCGCTATCAGGGCAGCCAGGAAGAGCTCTTCCGGCGCATAATCGGCAGCATAGATAGATCCCTGGCGGTGATCGGAATGCAGCACATCAACGGCCTCATCCAGTCCTCTCCAAAAAATGGAATTGGTCATGCCGCATCCACCACCCCCATCCAGAGAAGGAGCACCCACATCCTGCCAGCTTCATCCAGAACTCCTTCCCGTCCATCCTTCCCTTCCGCCTCCAGGACCCCGCCCTCCTCGATCGAACCATCAGCATCTGAGATCACCTTGGACTCAGCGCCCTCCGATCCTCATACCCAGGGCTCTGCTCAATTGAGCTGCGACATAACCGGGCGGTCGACCTGTGTAGGCGAGTACGATGATTTCGTCTGCTACTTTCGGGACAGATATGCAAAGATCAGAGAGATCCTCTCCCGCCGGATCAACTCCCGGCCGATAGAGTCCTTGAGCAAGAGCACATCGGGCAGAGAGGTCTCTCTAATCGGCATGGTCCTGGATATCAGAAATACCTCCAAAGGCAACCGGGTGATAGAGCTGGAGGATCCCACCGGGATGATAGTGGCGGTCATCCAAAAGGATGGGGAGGCCTATGAGGAGTCAGGACAGATAATTCCGGATGAGGTCATAGGAGTCACGGGCATTTCAGACGGTAATGGAAGGATCTTCGTCAAATCGCTGCTCTGGCCCGATATGCCCAATCAGACCGCCTCCCTGGAGAAAGGTAGCGGCCATGCCATACTCATATCCGATCTTCATGTGGGGAGCAAGTATTTCATGGATGAGGCCTGGCAGAGGTTCTCCGACTGGCTGAACGGAGAAGCGGATGATCCCAGTGGGCTTGCCTCCCAGGTGGAATACCTGGTGATCGCCGGAGACCTGGTGGATGGGATTGGAATTTATCCTGGCCAGCAGAACGATCTGGCGATAATGGATATCTATTCCCAGTACGAGGCGGCTGCAGGGCTGCTAAATGCCATAAGAAGCGACATCAAGATCATCATCTCCCCGGGCAATCACGACATAGTGCGCCAGGCGGAACCCCAGCCCGCACTCCCTCCCGAGGTGCAGAAATACTTCCGACCTGATATGCTCTTCGTGGGCAATCCCGCTTGGGTTACATTGAGCGGCATATCGGTGTTGATCTACCATGGCCGGAGCATAGACGATCTCGTCCTCCGCCTGCCCGGAATCGCCTATGCCAACCCAGAGAAGGCGATGATAGAGATGCTGAGAAGAAGGCACCTCTCCCCAATCTATGGCAGCCGGGTGTCTATCGCACCGGAGAACGAGGATCATTATGTCATCTCCCATCCCCCGG
Proteins encoded in this window:
- the nikR gene encoding nickel-responsive transcriptional regulator NikR yields the protein MEQELMRIGVSLPEKLLSRFDEIILKRGYSSRSEGIRDAIRNYIVHYEWMSDVQGERVGVITLVYSHSQRGLVENLTEIQHDSGDIIQSSLHVHLDHDNCLEVIVLRGEGKDVRVAAEKMMSLKGVKHVKLTTTSMGKEL
- a CDS encoding fibrillarin-like rRNA/tRNA 2'-O-methyltransferase, which translates into the protein MPPEEIAPGIYILHERDGARLATRSSDPVPVYGERIHNGYRLWDPYRSKLAALILKGKWQTLPLKSNSRVLYLGASTGTTVSHVADIVSEGLVYAVEFSARSMRDLVRLCERRKNIIPILADAAKPEEYAPLLEPVDLVYQDVAQKNQAQIASLNCARYLGQGGELCLMLKSRSVDTTAPPQAVLQSELKKLEGLELIKIMNLEPFHLDHWAVRARWNPGPSEEGH
- a CDS encoding S24/S26 family peptidase, coding for MWLMKIGEWFDSLPIPQLAKDIIFVVVVVGAISLLSQITLGLWTPMVAVESGSMVPNLNVGDIILVQGASRTEVIPWDEGEKMNYTAFNNPGDVILYRPYGKESLNLFDQLKMVLGMPPGQGKAIPIIHRALYHVEENEPMWEGGPGAPFAGYITKGDHNEVIDQMAGQTLGMANMSYFDQHRDDIMRVGDDVYLDKNTGLLLYQTENGTFVGDGISYLTPVKDEWVIGVARVKIPLVGYVRLLPNIISDEIHKIIG
- a CDS encoding DNA-directed DNA polymerase II small subunit, which encodes MLQISPKSAKSVPAQGRETVQRFAEQGYQLEPEALEAICRYQGSQEELFRRIIGSIDRSLAVIGMQHINGLIQSSPKNGIGHAASTTPIQRRSTHILPASSRTPSRPSFPSASRTPPSSIEPSASEITLDSAPSDPHTQGSAQLSCDITGRSTCVGEYDDFVCYFRDRYAKIREILSRRINSRPIESLSKSTSGREVSLIGMVLDIRNTSKGNRVIELEDPTGMIVAVIQKDGEAYEESGQIIPDEVIGVTGISDGNGRIFVKSLLWPDMPNQTASLEKGSGHAILISDLHVGSKYFMDEAWQRFSDWLNGEADDPSGLASQVEYLVIAGDLVDGIGIYPGQQNDLAIMDIYSQYEAAAGLLNAIRSDIKIIISPGNHDIVRQAEPQPALPPEVQKYFRPDMLFVGNPAWVTLSGISVLIYHGRSIDDLVLRLPGIAYANPEKAMIEMLRRRHLSPIYGSRVSIAPENEDHYVISHPPAILHCGHVHTVGIARYKGVAAINSGTWQSQTDFQKKMNIQPVCAVAPMVDLATLKVRKLIFA